One stretch of Niallia sp. XMNu-256 DNA includes these proteins:
- a CDS encoding spore coat protein, giving the protein MSHSSQDPKNPQLPNKVIDLLVSDIFSKNNININEAKKNISDEQKKMLRELVLDLSKQVDQFVNDNEDASNVTTEKQKKIRFKK; this is encoded by the coding sequence ATGAGTCATTCATCTCAAGATCCAAAAAATCCACAATTACCTAATAAAGTCATTGATTTACTAGTAAGCGATATTTTCAGCAAAAATAATATTAACATCAATGAAGCGAAAAAGAACATTTCAGATGAACAAAAGAAAATGCTGCGTGAACTTGTTCTCGATTTATCAAAACAAGTTGACCAGTTTGTCAACGATAATGAAGATGCCTCAAATGTGACAACTGAAAAACAAAAAAAGATTCGATTTAAAAAATAA
- a CDS encoding DeoR/GlpR family DNA-binding transcription regulator yields the protein MLTPERHALILHLLKEKNIVKLQELVDATNTSESTIRRDLIQLEEEKKLKRIHGGASRLQGKLQEPSMKEKSSKNLQTKQKIAHYAASLIEEGDSIYIDAGSTTTEMINFFPSKEIVVVTNGLMHLNQLLDKGIPTYVIGGFAKAKTKAVIGRGAIESLEQYRFDKCFIGVNGIHPQYGYTTPDQEEAILKEKAISLSREAYVVSDNSKFSEVSFAKIADLSKAVIITNEIEQELEQTYSSLTNIKVVTL from the coding sequence ATGTTGACTCCTGAGCGTCATGCACTCATCTTACACTTATTAAAAGAAAAAAATATTGTTAAATTACAAGAACTTGTTGATGCAACAAATACATCAGAATCAACCATACGCAGGGATTTAATTCAACTTGAAGAAGAAAAAAAGCTAAAACGAATTCATGGCGGGGCTTCAAGACTTCAAGGGAAACTACAAGAACCAAGCATGAAAGAGAAATCATCCAAAAACCTTCAAACAAAACAGAAAATCGCTCACTATGCAGCAAGTCTCATTGAAGAAGGGGATTCCATTTATATAGACGCCGGTTCAACAACGACTGAAATGATTAATTTCTTCCCTTCGAAAGAAATTGTTGTCGTTACAAATGGACTGATGCATCTTAATCAATTATTGGATAAGGGCATACCAACCTATGTGATTGGTGGGTTTGCTAAAGCAAAAACAAAAGCGGTGATTGGCAGAGGAGCCATTGAAAGTTTAGAGCAATATCGATTTGATAAATGCTTTATCGGTGTAAATGGAATTCATCCACAATATGGATACACGACACCGGATCAAGAGGAAGCAATCCTAAAAGAAAAGGCGATTTCACTATCAAGAGAAGCATATGTGGTAAGTGACAACAGCAAATTTTCGGAAGTATCTTTTGCTAAAATTGCCGATCTATCAAAAGCAGTCATTATTACAAATGAAATCGAACAGGAACTCGAACAGACATATTCAAGTCTAACAAACATAAAGGTTGTGACATTATGA
- the pfkB gene encoding 1-phosphofructokinase — MIYTLTLNPSIDYIVQLDTELKIGELNRSQREMKFPGGKGINVSRVLQRMGLESKALGFIGGFTGQYIENYLAIEKIGIDFVQISDDTRINIKLKDGQETEINGNGPTIHEEAINELLNKIKKLTKEDLIILSGSIPSSLPTNIYEEIINNCMETGTEFIVDVGGELLKNVISFRPFLVKPNHHELGDLFQKKLHTAEEVLPYAKELVKMGAQNVIVSLAGEGAVFVNKTSAYKATVPKGEVKSSVGAGDSMVAGFLAKYVQTNDVEKSFKYSVASGSATAFSLDLCTKESVENLLNEVVITTFK, encoded by the coding sequence ATGATCTATACCCTGACGTTAAATCCTTCAATTGACTATATCGTCCAACTAGATACCGAACTAAAGATCGGTGAATTGAATCGTTCCCAAAGAGAGATGAAATTCCCAGGTGGAAAAGGCATTAATGTGTCAAGAGTATTGCAGAGAATGGGCCTAGAAAGTAAAGCTTTAGGATTTATTGGGGGATTTACAGGCCAGTATATTGAAAACTATTTAGCTATTGAAAAAATTGGAATTGATTTTGTTCAAATTTCAGATGATACGAGAATCAATATTAAACTAAAAGATGGTCAAGAAACTGAAATCAATGGGAATGGACCTACGATTCATGAAGAAGCGATTAATGAGTTACTGAATAAAATTAAGAAATTAACTAAAGAAGATCTCATTATCCTTTCCGGCAGCATTCCCTCCTCACTACCAACCAATATTTATGAGGAGATTATCAACAATTGTATGGAAACAGGGACCGAATTTATTGTCGATGTTGGCGGAGAGTTGCTGAAAAATGTGATTTCATTTCGTCCATTTTTAGTAAAACCGAATCATCATGAGTTAGGTGACTTATTTCAGAAAAAGCTTCATACGGCAGAAGAAGTGCTTCCTTATGCGAAAGAGCTAGTAAAGATGGGCGCTCAAAACGTCATTGTTTCATTAGCTGGGGAAGGGGCTGTTTTTGTAAATAAAACTAGCGCGTACAAAGCAACCGTTCCGAAAGGGGAAGTAAAAAGCTCTGTTGGAGCAGGAGATTCTATGGTAGCCGGATTTCTTGCGAAGTATGTACAAACAAATGACGTAGAAAAATCCTTTAAATACAGTGTGGCAAGCGGAAGTGCGACCGCTTTTTCTCTTGACCTTTGTACAAAGGAGTCCGTTGAAAACTTATTAAACGAAGTTGTCATCACCACTTTTAAGTGA
- a CDS encoding nitronate monooxygenase, whose protein sequence is MKWGITMNFPLLQIGHMAPKVPIIQGGMGVGISLSKLASAVANAGGIGIISGTGISVEEMRFHIRKAKKAVKESGGYIGVNVLFAMSDFAEKMKAALEEKVDFIISGAGISRDMYAWGRQAGIPVLSIVSSAKLARISQKLGAAAVVVEGFEAGGHLGTDRPMFDILPEVVEAVSIPVIAAGGILTGEDIAKALLIGASGVQIGTRFVASEECDAPLAFKERYVKATKEDTLLVKTTVGLQGRIIKNSFSNLITTGEKIKITKCHDCLKNCSYRFCTLDSLYKVMEGDIDNGLVFAGARVHEINEILPVQQIIDRLTEEF, encoded by the coding sequence TTGAAGTGGGGAATTACAATGAACTTTCCATTATTACAAATAGGCCACATGGCACCTAAAGTTCCAATCATTCAAGGAGGAATGGGTGTTGGGATTTCATTAAGTAAACTGGCATCAGCTGTTGCAAACGCTGGAGGGATCGGTATTATTTCAGGAACCGGTATTTCTGTTGAAGAAATGCGATTCCATATCCGGAAAGCCAAAAAAGCCGTAAAAGAATCCGGTGGTTATATCGGGGTAAATGTATTGTTTGCGATGAGTGATTTCGCTGAAAAAATGAAAGCAGCTCTTGAAGAAAAGGTAGACTTTATTATTTCAGGTGCAGGAATCTCCAGAGATATGTATGCATGGGGAAGACAGGCTGGGATCCCTGTTTTGTCAATCGTGTCTTCGGCAAAATTAGCGAGAATCTCCCAAAAGCTTGGTGCAGCAGCTGTTGTGGTTGAAGGTTTTGAAGCTGGCGGCCATTTAGGAACCGATCGCCCCATGTTTGATATCCTTCCAGAAGTAGTTGAGGCTGTTTCGATCCCTGTAATTGCTGCCGGAGGTATTTTAACGGGTGAAGATATTGCAAAAGCTCTTCTTATTGGGGCTTCTGGTGTACAAATAGGTACAAGATTTGTCGCGAGTGAGGAGTGTGATGCTCCATTAGCTTTTAAGGAAAGGTATGTGAAGGCTACTAAAGAAGATACATTATTAGTGAAAACAACAGTGGGTTTACAAGGTCGAATTATCAAAAATTCATTTTCTAATTTAATCACAACGGGAGAAAAAATAAAAATTACAAAATGTCATGACTGTTTGAAAAATTGTTCCTACCGCTTTTGCACATTGGATTCCCTATACAAAGTAATGGAAGGGGATATCGATAATGGTCTTGTTTTTGCAGGTGCTCGAGTACACGAAATAAATGAGATCCTGCCTGTTCAACAAATCATCGATCGATTAACGGAAGAGTTTTAA
- a CDS encoding carboxymuconolactone decarboxylase family protein, giving the protein METEFRNPTEAALYEYKAGLGDFTKKMPSLASKFNAFTEECFKEGVLSKKEKQLIALGISLFSQDEYCIIYHVKGCLDEGCTEQEIYEAIGVTAAFGGGASMSQAVTLIQECIEDLNQQMQ; this is encoded by the coding sequence ATGGAAACTGAATTTAGAAATCCGACAGAAGCCGCTTTATATGAATACAAGGCGGGACTTGGAGACTTTACTAAGAAAATGCCTTCCCTAGCATCAAAGTTTAATGCGTTTACTGAAGAATGTTTCAAAGAAGGCGTTCTATCCAAAAAGGAAAAACAATTGATCGCCCTTGGGATTAGTCTGTTTTCACAAGATGAATATTGTATTATTTATCATGTAAAGGGCTGCCTTGATGAAGGTTGTACAGAACAAGAAATTTATGAAGCAATTGGTGTAACCGCAGCATTTGGCGGCGGTGCTTCAATGAGTCAAGCTGTGACTCTCATCCAAGAGTGTATTGAAGACCTTAACCAACAAATGCAGTAA
- the splB gene encoding spore photoproduct lyase has protein sequence MKPFMPKLVYFEPKALEYPLGEELFKKFKDMDVEIRHTTSHNQIRNLPGDNDFQRYRVAKSTLVVGLRKTLKFDTSKPSAEYAIPFATGCMGHCHYCYLQTTMGSKPYIRTYVNVEEILEQADKYIEERAPEITRFEAACTSDIVGIDHLTHSLKRAIEHFGKSEYGKLRFVTKFHHVDHLLDANHNGKTRFRFSINADYVIKNFEPGTSPLAKRLEAAAKIARAGYPLGFIVAPIYLHEGWEEGYYHMFERLDAELPPEAKKDLTFEFIQHRFTKPAKRVIEKNYPMTKLELDEEKRRYKWGKYGIGKYIYQKEEEEDIKTHLYDYMEKFFPDAKLEYFT, from the coding sequence ATGAAGCCATTTATGCCAAAACTCGTTTATTTTGAACCGAAGGCACTTGAATATCCATTAGGGGAAGAGCTTTTTAAAAAATTTAAAGACATGGATGTGGAAATTCGACATACAACCTCCCATAATCAAATACGAAACCTGCCTGGGGATAATGACTTTCAACGGTATCGTGTAGCAAAATCAACGTTAGTTGTCGGTTTAAGAAAAACACTTAAATTCGATACATCGAAGCCTTCTGCTGAGTATGCCATTCCGTTTGCGACTGGCTGTATGGGCCATTGTCATTACTGTTATTTACAAACAACAATGGGCAGTAAACCGTATATCCGTACGTATGTGAATGTAGAGGAAATCCTTGAACAAGCTGACAAATACATTGAGGAAAGGGCTCCTGAAATAACGAGGTTTGAAGCAGCTTGTACATCAGACATTGTTGGGATTGATCATTTAACTCATTCATTAAAAAGAGCCATTGAACATTTTGGTAAATCAGAATATGGGAAGCTTCGATTTGTAACAAAGTTTCATCATGTCGACCATCTTTTAGATGCAAATCATAATGGCAAAACACGGTTTCGATTTAGCATTAATGCGGATTATGTGATCAAAAATTTTGAACCTGGGACATCCCCATTAGCCAAAAGGTTGGAAGCAGCAGCTAAAATAGCTCGAGCGGGATATCCGCTTGGCTTTATCGTGGCACCAATCTATCTTCACGAAGGTTGGGAAGAAGGGTATTATCATATGTTTGAACGACTGGATGCCGAATTGCCACCCGAAGCTAAAAAAGACTTAACCTTTGAATTTATTCAACATCGTTTTACGAAACCAGCCAAACGAGTAATCGAAAAAAACTATCCAATGACAAAGCTGGAATTAGATGAGGAAAAAAGGCGATATAAGTGGGGAAAATATGGAATTGGTAAATACATTTATCAAAAAGAAGAAGAAGAGGATATAAAAACTCATTTGTATGATTATATGGAAAAGTTTTTTCCTGATGCAAAACTCGAATACTTTACGTAA
- a CDS encoding fructose-specific PTS transporter subunit EIIC: MKITELLTEETVLLNINNRDKNNVIDELVNVLDRAGRLSNRDQFKTAILNREAQSTTGIGDGIAIPHAKDASVAKPSIAFGRSQNGVDYESLDGQPSHLFFMIAAPEGANNTHLEALSRLATILMQEEVRQELMGAATEKAVISIINRYDQEDKEEEVSIADKQNFIVAVTACPTGIAHTYMAADALKAKAEELGVAIKVETNGSSGAKNVITNEEIENAVAVIVAADTKVNMARFKGKHVLQTAVADGIRKPEELIHKAVNQDAPIYQGGERDASPTPSEKEKKGVISTVYKHLMNGVSNMLPFVVGGGILIAISFMFGYNSADPNDPSYNAFAAVLNEIGGGNAFTLMVPVLAGFIAMSIADRPGFAPGMVAGLMAATGGAGFLGGLVGGFLAGYLVQGLKKAFKNLPPSLEGIKTIMLYPLLGIALTGFAMKYIINVPVGALNNAITEWLTGLGTGNAIFLGIILGLMMAFDMGGPVNKSAYVFGTGLLASGVYEPMAAIMAAGMVPPLAIALATTFFKNRFTKQQRDAGKANYVMGLSFITEGAIPFAAADPLRVIPSLMVGAAIAGGISMVANIGLQAPHGGIFVIFLVSGNPLVYLVGIIMGSIVSAVLLGLLKKPV, encoded by the coding sequence GTGAAAATTACCGAGTTACTGACAGAGGAAACCGTCTTATTAAATATAAATAATAGAGATAAAAACAATGTCATTGACGAACTAGTGAATGTTTTAGACCGGGCAGGCAGATTGTCAAATCGTGACCAATTTAAAACAGCAATTTTAAATCGAGAAGCACAAAGCACAACGGGGATTGGAGACGGAATTGCGATCCCCCATGCAAAAGACGCTTCAGTCGCTAAACCATCGATTGCTTTTGGAAGATCGCAGAATGGCGTCGATTATGAATCTTTAGATGGCCAACCCTCACACCTCTTTTTCATGATTGCTGCCCCCGAGGGCGCAAATAATACCCATTTAGAAGCCTTATCCCGGTTGGCAACCATTTTAATGCAGGAGGAAGTTAGACAAGAGTTAATGGGAGCAGCGACCGAAAAAGCGGTCATTAGCATTATCAATCGGTATGACCAAGAAGATAAAGAGGAAGAAGTTTCGATTGCTGATAAGCAGAACTTTATTGTCGCTGTAACGGCGTGTCCAACAGGGATTGCTCATACGTATATGGCAGCTGATGCATTAAAAGCGAAAGCGGAAGAGTTGGGCGTAGCTATTAAAGTCGAAACAAATGGTTCAAGCGGTGCTAAAAATGTAATTACCAATGAGGAAATTGAGAATGCAGTGGCTGTCATCGTAGCGGCTGATACGAAGGTCAACATGGCACGTTTTAAAGGGAAGCATGTTCTTCAAACCGCAGTTGCCGATGGGATTCGCAAGCCAGAAGAACTCATTCATAAAGCAGTCAATCAGGATGCACCAATTTATCAAGGAGGAGAGAGAGACGCTTCTCCAACCCCATCCGAAAAAGAGAAAAAAGGGGTAATTAGTACAGTCTATAAGCACTTGATGAATGGGGTTTCCAATATGCTGCCATTTGTCGTAGGTGGTGGAATCTTAATCGCGATTTCCTTCATGTTCGGATACAATTCAGCGGATCCAAATGATCCTTCCTACAATGCGTTTGCTGCAGTATTAAATGAAATTGGCGGAGGGAATGCCTTTACCCTCATGGTACCTGTGTTGGCTGGTTTTATCGCAATGAGTATTGCTGACCGTCCGGGATTTGCCCCAGGTATGGTTGCAGGCTTAATGGCCGCTACAGGTGGTGCAGGGTTTCTAGGCGGATTAGTTGGCGGTTTTCTTGCTGGTTATTTAGTGCAAGGTCTAAAGAAAGCGTTTAAAAATCTACCACCTTCATTAGAGGGCATTAAAACCATTATGCTCTATCCGTTATTAGGAATAGCTTTAACAGGTTTTGCTATGAAATATATTATTAACGTTCCGGTGGGAGCTCTTAACAATGCCATCACAGAATGGCTAACCGGATTAGGTACGGGAAATGCGATATTCCTAGGCATTATTTTAGGATTAATGATGGCCTTTGATATGGGTGGTCCGGTTAATAAGTCAGCTTATGTTTTTGGAACAGGACTATTAGCAAGTGGTGTTTATGAACCAATGGCAGCGATTATGGCAGCGGGAATGGTGCCTCCATTAGCCATTGCGCTTGCAACAACATTTTTTAAAAATCGTTTTACAAAACAACAACGAGATGCTGGAAAAGCGAATTATGTGATGGGGTTATCTTTTATTACGGAAGGCGCGATTCCTTTTGCGGCGGCTGATCCATTAAGAGTGATTCCTTCGCTAATGGTTGGAGCGGCGATTGCGGGTGGGATTTCAATGGTCGCAAATATTGGGTTACAAGCGCCACACGGTGGAATTTTTGTCATCTTCCTAGTTTCAGGAAATCCACTTGTGTATCTTGTTGGAATTATTATGGGCTCCATTGTTTCAGCAGTCCTTTTAGGATTATTGAAAAAACCGGTCTAA
- a CDS encoding spore coat protein: protein MEQNKWRALDHCDPCNNKEEQALVTQEADQVNVNKQKSYEWIIIKDSECVDVYTTDTQVAISLQAAIQAAIAVVISVTVLDSDKGNAVVQDVKQLFKSTQRNTQKTVIHGSKNIKVKTTDTQAAVNIQALLQILLAIVAKLEVITD, encoded by the coding sequence ATGGAACAAAATAAATGGAGAGCATTAGATCACTGTGATCCTTGTAATAATAAAGAAGAACAGGCTTTAGTTACACAAGAAGCTGATCAAGTTAACGTAAATAAACAAAAATCTTACGAGTGGATCATTATTAAGGACTCTGAATGTGTTGATGTATATACGACGGATACGCAAGTAGCTATTTCACTACAAGCTGCAATTCAAGCTGCGATTGCTGTTGTCATTAGTGTGACTGTTCTTGACTCAGATAAGGGCAATGCAGTCGTTCAAGACGTGAAGCAATTATTTAAGTCCACACAACGTAATACTCAAAAAACAGTAATCCATGGTTCAAAGAATATTAAAGTGAAAACAACTGACACACAAGCCGCAGTTAATATTCAAGCATTGCTTCAAATTTTATTGGCTATTGTGGCAAAATTAGAGGTTATTACTGATTGA
- the uvsE gene encoding UV DNA damage repair endonuclease UvsE — MTIVRLGFVAMSTELKNASPSKTMTFSQFQKIRDREAAIRKLERIALSNLHNTLRLLRHCAAYDIHFYRLTSRLIPLANHEELLDWNYMKPLKEDLKVIGDFALKHKIRIDFHPDHFVLLNSQKKDVLKNSLHTLKLHYLLLKGMGIDVTHRCVMHVGGNYKETDQSLERFVDNWMVVPRSIQKMIMLENDDTSFTVEDTLYLCEKLGIPLVFDYHHHLAHHHDMNWQVHWERILTTWKDSPLPIKMHISSPKSEKEFRHHSDFIDSHMFFDFLQEIKGSVAEIYCMIEAKRKDEALFQLMKEIENREDIDIIDGASFYLK, encoded by the coding sequence ATGACCATTGTCCGCCTTGGTTTTGTAGCAATGAGTACGGAATTAAAAAATGCATCTCCTTCTAAAACGATGACGTTTTCGCAATTTCAGAAAATAAGAGATCGGGAGGCGGCCATTCGTAAATTGGAAAGGATCGCTCTTTCAAATTTACATAATACGTTAAGACTTCTTCGACATTGCGCAGCCTATGATATTCATTTTTATCGGTTAACCTCACGACTCATTCCTTTGGCCAATCATGAGGAACTTCTTGACTGGAACTATATGAAACCTTTAAAAGAAGATCTTAAAGTGATCGGTGATTTTGCTTTAAAACATAAAATTAGAATTGATTTTCATCCGGATCATTTTGTTCTCCTCAATTCACAAAAAAAGGATGTTTTAAAGAATTCCCTCCACACACTCAAACTTCATTATTTATTATTGAAGGGGATGGGAATTGATGTCACTCATCGATGTGTGATGCATGTAGGTGGAAACTATAAAGAAACCGATCAATCGCTTGAACGATTCGTAGATAATTGGATGGTTGTACCCCGCTCCATTCAAAAAATGATCATGCTAGAAAATGATGATACTTCTTTCACTGTAGAAGATACGTTGTATTTATGTGAAAAGTTGGGAATTCCGCTCGTATTTGATTACCATCACCATCTCGCCCATCATCACGATATGAATTGGCAGGTTCATTGGGAGCGAATTTTAACAACTTGGAAAGATTCCCCTTTACCGATCAAAATGCATATTTCAAGCCCAAAAAGTGAGAAAGAATTTCGTCATCATTCAGATTTCATTGATTCTCATATGTTTTTTGATTTTCTTCAAGAAATAAAGGGAAGCGTAGCGGAAATTTATTGTATGATTGAGGCAAAAAGAAAAGATGAGGCACTTTTTCAATTGATGAAAGAGATTGAAAATAGAGAGGATATAGACATTATTGATGGGGCATCGTTTTATTTAAAATAA
- the uvsE gene encoding UV DNA damage repair endonuclease UvsE: MKIRFGYVANALGLWDASPSKTLTFTRYSALPEEERMNKLKEVTALNLSHTKRILHYNIAHEIKLYRLSSSLVPLATHPEVSWDFITPFKEEWQELGELVKKFRLRTSFHPNQFTLFTSPRKDVTANAVKDMEYHYAMLEAMGIEDQSIINIHIGGAYGDKKATLERFHENFKSLPAHIKKRTTLENDDKTYNIEETLLTCEKEKVPMMLDYHHHLANDGGHDLASFLERIFATWKVTNLIPKVHLSSPKSEKAFRSHADYVALDFIQPFLAMTKELNQDFDIMIEAKQKDLAMQKLIEEISAIRGVKRIASSTIEW; encoded by the coding sequence ATGAAGATTCGATTTGGTTATGTGGCTAACGCGCTCGGACTATGGGATGCAAGTCCTTCCAAAACGTTAACATTCACTCGATATTCGGCACTGCCTGAAGAAGAGCGCATGAATAAGCTTAAAGAAGTGACAGCGCTAAACTTATCCCATACGAAAAGAATTTTGCATTATAACATCGCACATGAAATAAAACTTTATCGATTGTCGAGCTCACTTGTCCCATTAGCTACACATCCAGAGGTGAGTTGGGACTTTATTACACCTTTTAAAGAAGAGTGGCAGGAGTTAGGAGAATTAGTAAAAAAGTTTCGTTTACGAACTAGTTTTCATCCCAATCAATTCACGCTTTTCACAAGTCCAAGGAAAGATGTGACCGCTAACGCTGTTAAGGATATGGAATATCATTATGCAATGCTTGAAGCGATGGGAATAGAAGATCAATCCATTATTAATATTCATATTGGTGGAGCCTATGGAGATAAAAAGGCGACACTGGAAAGATTTCATGAGAACTTTAAGAGTCTGCCAGCCCATATTAAAAAGAGGACGACTCTTGAAAACGATGATAAAACATATAATATAGAAGAAACACTCTTAACTTGTGAAAAGGAAAAGGTGCCGATGATGCTTGATTATCATCATCATTTAGCCAATGATGGCGGGCACGATTTAGCGTCTTTTCTCGAAAGGATTTTTGCTACTTGGAAGGTTACAAATCTAATCCCAAAAGTCCATCTTTCTTCTCCAAAATCAGAGAAGGCCTTTCGCTCCCATGCTGATTATGTTGCATTAGACTTTATTCAGCCTTTTTTAGCGATGACAAAGGAATTAAATCAAGATTTTGATATCATGATTGAAGCCAAACAAAAGGACCTAGCTATGCAAAAGCTAATTGAGGAAATCTCAGCCATTCGGGGTGTAAAACGTATTGCTAGTTCGACGATAGAATGGTGA
- the hprK gene encoding HPr(Ser) kinase/phosphatase, whose protein sequence is MNRITVKQLAKKLKLEVIAGEEGLDYIITTDEIHRPGLPLTGYFVHFPNERIQLLGKSEITYLHSLTEEERNKRIGNVIKKRPPCIIITHNQEGLTYLIKHCNKHGVALLRAKEHTTRVISRLSNYLEKELAQSIGIHGVCMNVFGVGILIRGESAIGKSETALSLIEKGHRLISDDLVILKNIDNETLIGTHNGTNRDFLSLRGIGMVNVPRLYGSGAFQEETIINLDIVLSAWDQNKYYDAIHHSKEYVEYLDVSVPHIEIPVRPGRDIAALIEVAAKNWRLEQQGYTAFNEFNQRIQDTIQESSS, encoded by the coding sequence ATGAATAGGATTACTGTAAAACAATTAGCTAAAAAATTAAAGTTAGAAGTGATTGCAGGTGAAGAAGGGCTGGATTACATCATAACGACGGATGAAATTCATCGTCCCGGATTGCCGTTAACCGGATATTTCGTTCATTTTCCAAATGAACGCATTCAATTATTGGGTAAATCAGAAATTACCTATTTACATTCGTTAACCGAGGAAGAACGGAATAAAAGAATTGGCAATGTCATTAAAAAACGACCGCCTTGTATTATTATTACGCACAATCAAGAAGGATTGACATATCTCATTAAGCATTGTAATAAGCATGGGGTTGCCTTACTTCGAGCAAAAGAGCATACAACACGAGTCATTAGTCGTTTGAGTAATTATTTAGAGAAGGAATTAGCGCAAAGTATTGGTATTCATGGAGTTTGTATGAACGTTTTTGGGGTTGGTATTTTAATTCGAGGAGAGAGCGCAATCGGGAAAAGTGAAACGGCCTTGTCTTTGATTGAAAAAGGTCATCGACTCATATCAGACGATTTAGTGATTTTGAAGAATATTGATAATGAGACGCTAATTGGAACACACAATGGAACCAATCGTGATTTCTTGTCCCTCCGTGGAATTGGGATGGTGAATGTTCCTAGGCTATACGGTTCAGGTGCCTTTCAAGAAGAAACAATTATAAATTTAGATATTGTTTTATCAGCATGGGATCAGAATAAATATTATGATGCAATCCATCATTCAAAGGAATACGTGGAGTATTTAGATGTTTCCGTCCCGCATATTGAAATTCCCGTGCGACCAGGAAGAGATATTGCCGCTTTAATTGAAGTAGCAGCGAAAAATTGGAGATTAGAACAACAAGGATATACGGCATTTAATGAATTCAATCAAAGAATCCAAGATACAATCCAGGAAAGTTCCTCGTAA
- a CDS encoding spore coat protein: MRSTSYRLQDDGMRYQWYDNKKEQMPKAEVVQDADQFSHIDQESDEFIFIKNSYNCCVESTDNQAAVSLQVGLQLAIALVLRITILDSEEGEAVAQDLFQSFTSVQSNKQKIIIDNCKDVKVTTVDTDLSVNIQALLEVLVSLVATLDVL; the protein is encoded by the coding sequence ATGAGATCAACTAGTTATAGACTACAAGACGATGGTATGAGGTACCAATGGTATGACAACAAAAAAGAACAAATGCCAAAAGCGGAAGTTGTTCAAGATGCTGACCAATTCTCACATATTGACCAAGAATCTGATGAATTCATTTTCATTAAAAATTCTTATAATTGTTGTGTTGAATCAACGGACAATCAAGCGGCCGTTTCTCTACAAGTAGGCTTACAATTGGCGATTGCCTTAGTTCTAAGAATTACGATTCTAGATTCTGAAGAAGGGGAAGCGGTTGCACAAGACTTATTCCAAAGCTTCACTTCCGTTCAAAGCAATAAACAAAAGATCATTATTGATAACTGTAAGGATGTCAAAGTGACTACGGTTGATACTGATTTATCCGTTAATATCCAGGCTTTACTAGAAGTTCTAGTTTCATTGGTTGCTACTTTGGATGTTTTGTAA